A single Pseudomonas sp. DC1.2 DNA region contains:
- a CDS encoding GNAT family N-acetyltransferase, whose translation MIARLVPYESLTALQRQQIEAIEVHPEQIKFSGDIHGALHSLLSKPGPGVKGFALLAEDVPVAFLLLKRPPVLPAWANEHSATLHALQVDQRAQGKGYGKACLQSLPALARQAFPEIKALELSVDADNEPAIALYAKFGWIDSGEAYKGRIGYERRMGLTL comes from the coding sequence GTGATCGCCCGTCTTGTGCCTTACGAAAGCCTTACTGCCCTCCAGCGTCAGCAGATCGAGGCCATCGAAGTTCATCCTGAACAAATAAAGTTTTCCGGCGACATCCACGGTGCGTTGCACTCCTTGCTGTCCAAACCCGGTCCCGGCGTCAAAGGCTTTGCCCTGTTGGCCGAGGACGTACCGGTGGCGTTCCTGCTGCTCAAGCGCCCGCCCGTGCTGCCGGCCTGGGCCAACGAACACAGCGCGACCCTGCACGCGCTGCAAGTCGATCAGCGCGCGCAAGGCAAAGGCTATGGCAAAGCCTGCCTGCAATCGCTGCCCGCCCTGGCGCGCCAAGCGTTTCCGGAAATAAAGGCATTGGAATTGTCAGTCGATGCCGACAACGAGCCGGCCATCGCGCTGTATGCAAAGTTCGGCTGGATCGACAGCGGCGAAGCCTACAAGGGCCGTATCGGCTACGAGCGGCGGATGGGATTGACGCTCTGA
- a CDS encoding N-acetyltransferase — MNTVIRPVTPADLDRCFAIETVAYEGDEAATREKIAIRIATWPQGFIVAEVDGVVAGFINSGAAFEVQMSDEAFKELIGHDPAGPQVVIMSVVVHPDYQGLGLAKRLMSEFIKRMRALNKVGIHLMCKERHIPLYAGFGFAYIKPSASDHGAMAWHEMVLTL, encoded by the coding sequence ATGAACACCGTCATCCGCCCTGTCACGCCTGCTGATCTGGACCGCTGCTTCGCCATCGAAACCGTTGCCTACGAGGGCGACGAAGCAGCCACCCGCGAAAAAATTGCCATCCGCATTGCCACGTGGCCGCAAGGTTTCATCGTCGCTGAAGTGGACGGCGTTGTAGCCGGTTTCATTAACAGCGGCGCGGCATTTGAGGTGCAGATGTCGGACGAGGCGTTCAAAGAACTGATTGGCCACGACCCGGCTGGACCGCAGGTGGTGATCATGTCGGTGGTGGTGCATCCGGACTATCAGGGGCTGGGTTTGGCCAAGCGGTTGATGAGCGAATTCATTAAGCGGATGCGCGCGCTGAACAAGGTCGGCATTCATCTGATGTGCAAGGAACGGCACATCCCGCTCTACGCCGGATTTGGCTTTGCCTACATCAAGCCTTCGGCGTCAGACCATGGCGCGATGGCGTGGCATGAGATGGTCCTGACGCTCTGA
- a CDS encoding IS3 family transposase (programmed frameshift): MTNRNDKGGELLGQERRRRWSPEQKLAMVRESLQPGQSVSVVARQNGVNANQLFQWRKLYQSGSLSAVSAGESVVPASELADALKQIRELQRMLGKKTMQVEILQEAVEIARSRKLDCALTLVAGGRPVKLISESLGVARSQLTVRLNPNAQVERRRPALDDAALVEEIQAEVSELPSYGYRRVWGLLRRRREKQSQAPINVKRVYRVMRDHQLLLERRIKQPGVARRHEGRIAVATSDTRWCSDGFEFRCDDNAKLSVTFALDCCDREAIGWVASPTGYSGDDIRDLMLEAVEKRFGEEAPATPVQWLSDNGSAYIAEQTRQFARQIGLQPVTTPVRSPQSNGMAESFVKTMKRDYVAHMPKPDRETALRNLTIAFEHYNEEHPHSALKYRSPREFRRLAAASI, encoded by the exons ATGACTAATAGAAACGATAAGGGTGGGGAGCTTTTGGGTCAGGAGCGGCGTCGCCGCTGGAGCCCGGAGCAAAAACTGGCCATGGTTCGCGAGAGCCTGCAACCGGGGCAAAGCGTCTCGGTGGTGGCTCGACAGAATGGCGTGAATGCCAACCAGTTGTTTCAGTGGCGCAAGCTCTATCAGAGCGGCAGTCTCTCGGCTGTCAGTGCTGGGGAGAGCGTGGTGCCCGCTTCCGAGCTGGCCGATGCGCTCAAGCAGATCCGCGAGCTACAGCGCATGCTTGGCAAGAAAACCATGCAGGTCGAGATCCTTCAGGAAGCTGTGGAGATTGCTCGGTCGCGAAAAT TGGATTGCGCACTCACCCTTGTTGCCGGGGGACGACCAGTGAAGCTGATCAGTGAAAGTCTCGGTGTAGCGCGCTCGCAATTGACGGTTCGACTCAACCCAAATGCTCAGGTCGAGCGGCGTCGCCCTGCGCTGGACGATGCCGCACTGGTCGAAGAAATTCAGGCTGAAGTGAGTGAACTGCCCAGCTACGGGTACCGCCGTGTGTGGGGGTTGCTGCGTCGTCGGCGTGAAAAGCAGAGTCAGGCGCCGATCAACGTCAAGCGGGTTTATCGCGTCATGCGCGATCATCAGTTGCTGCTGGAGCGACGGATTAAACAACCGGGTGTGGCACGCCGTCACGAAGGCCGAATTGCCGTGGCCACCAGCGATACCCGGTGGTGCTCGGACGGGTTTGAGTTTCGCTGTGATGATAACGCCAAGCTGAGCGTGACCTTTGCCCTGGACTGCTGCGACCGCGAAGCCATCGGTTGGGTGGCCAGCCCGACCGGGTACAGCGGCGACGATATCCGTGATCTGATGCTGGAGGCGGTGGAAAAACGCTTCGGTGAAGAGGCGCCTGCCACCCCGGTGCAATGGCTGAGCGACAATGGCTCGGCCTACATCGCTGAACAGACACGCCAGTTTGCCCGACAGATCGGTTTGCAACCGGTGACCACACCGGTGCGTAGCCCGCAGAGCAACGGCATGGCCGAGAGCTTCGTCAAAACGATGAAACGCGACTACGTCGCGCACATGCCCAAACCTGACCGGGAAACAGCCTTGCGTAACCTGACGATTGCCTTTGAGCATTACAACGAGGAGCATCCGCACAGCGCGCTGAAATACCGTTCACCACGGGAGTTTAGGCGTTTGGCAGCGGCATCAATTTAA
- a CDS encoding GyrI-like domain-containing protein produces MDEQTRIKPAEPRFENGHFLLIAGLGGRFTQATSGQIPQLWEQFIPHLGRIPSQKGEVTYGVCCNPDGKGGFEYIAGVEISKLDDLPEKYRWVEVQPQHYAVFEHHGALDTLPQTFQYIWKTWLPQSGRAAADAPEFERYSEDFNPKLATGTLEIWLPLKA; encoded by the coding sequence ATGGATGAGCAAACACGCATCAAACCGGCCGAACCACGCTTCGAAAATGGGCATTTCCTGCTCATTGCCGGGCTTGGCGGGCGATTTACCCAGGCAACGTCTGGGCAGATCCCCCAACTCTGGGAGCAATTCATTCCCCATCTCGGGCGTATTCCGAGCCAAAAAGGCGAAGTGACTTACGGCGTTTGCTGCAATCCGGATGGCAAGGGTGGGTTCGAATACATTGCGGGTGTCGAAATCAGTAAGCTCGACGACTTGCCGGAAAAGTACCGTTGGGTAGAAGTTCAGCCTCAGCACTACGCTGTGTTCGAGCATCACGGAGCGCTGGATACGTTGCCCCAGACCTTTCAGTACATTTGGAAAACCTGGTTGCCGCAGTCCGGTCGGGCGGCGGCGGATGCCCCGGAGTTCGAGCGCTACAGCGAAGATTTCAACCCGAAGCTCGCGACTGGAACGCTGGAAATCTGGTTGCCGCTCAAGGCCTGA
- a CDS encoding LysE family translocator, whose protein sequence is MEFSSGFLLSLSLCLDIGVANIAMITLAMQRGYFQGFALGLGTCVGDLIYAVLALAGMTVLLQYETVRWVLWIGGSALLLYFAAKMIYSAIHHEAALAQAAEVGQNSHRKEFFRGIFLAMSSPSAILWFAAVGGTLIARSGGGGALSSALFLGGFVCAGLLWSAGLCFAASHGGKLLGDKLLRYSYMASAAIFCYFAVYVILSGYNEFIVKAAVGQLPGL, encoded by the coding sequence ATGGAATTTAGCAGTGGCTTCTTGCTGAGCCTTTCGCTGTGCCTGGACATTGGTGTGGCCAACATCGCTATGATCACGTTGGCCATGCAGCGTGGCTATTTTCAAGGCTTTGCGCTGGGGCTGGGGACCTGCGTCGGTGACCTCATTTACGCCGTACTCGCACTCGCCGGAATGACCGTTTTGTTGCAATACGAAACCGTGCGCTGGGTACTGTGGATCGGGGGTTCGGCGTTGCTGTTGTACTTCGCAGCCAAGATGATTTACTCCGCCATCCACCATGAAGCAGCGTTGGCCCAGGCTGCCGAAGTCGGTCAAAACTCGCATCGCAAAGAATTTTTCCGCGGCATTTTCCTTGCCATGTCATCCCCCAGCGCCATTCTTTGGTTCGCGGCGGTAGGTGGCACCCTGATCGCGCGCTCCGGCGGTGGTGGCGCGCTCAGCTCGGCGTTGTTCCTCGGCGGGTTTGTGTGTGCCGGTCTGCTCTGGAGCGCCGGCTTGTGCTTCGCCGCGAGTCACGGTGGCAAGTTGCTGGGCGACAAGTTACTGCGTTACTCCTACATGGCATCAGCAGCGATCTTCTGCTATTTCGCGGTCTACGTGATCCTATCCGGCTACAACGAGTTTATCGTCAAGGCTGCCGTCGGGCAGCTTCCCGGGCTCTGA
- the alaC gene encoding alanine transaminase, which produces MANPGSPRRFARIDRLPPYVFNITAELKMAARRRGEDIIDFSMGNPDGPTPPHIVEKLVTVAQREDTHGYSTSKGIPRLRRAISNWYKDRYEVDIDPETEAIVTIGSKEGLAHLMLATLDQGDTVLVPNPSYPIHIYGAVIAGAQVRSVPLIPGVDFFAELESAIRGSIPKPKMMILGFPSNPTAQCVELDFFERVIALAKQYDVLVVHDLAYADIVYDGWKAPSIMQVPGAKDIAVEFFTLSKSYNMAGWRIGFMVGNAELVNALARIKSYHDYGTFTPLQVAAIAALEGDQQCVKDIAEQYRQRRNVLVKGLHELGWMVENPKASMYVWAKIPEAYAHLGSLEFAKKLLAEAKVCVSPGVGFGEYGDDHVRFALIENQDRIRQAVRGIRGMFRADGLVTKTSA; this is translated from the coding sequence ATGGCCAACCCAGGTTCGCCGCGCCGCTTTGCGCGCATAGATCGACTCCCTCCTTACGTTTTCAATATCACCGCCGAGCTGAAGATGGCCGCCCGTCGTCGTGGCGAAGACATCATCGACTTCAGCATGGGCAACCCGGACGGCCCGACACCGCCGCACATCGTCGAAAAACTGGTGACCGTCGCCCAACGCGAAGACACCCACGGTTACTCGACATCCAAGGGTATTCCGCGCCTGCGCCGGGCTATTTCCAACTGGTACAAGGATCGCTACGAGGTCGACATCGACCCGGAAACCGAAGCCATTGTGACCATCGGTTCCAAGGAAGGCTTGGCGCACTTGATGCTGGCCACGCTCGATCAGGGCGACACCGTGCTGGTGCCGAATCCCAGTTACCCGATTCACATCTACGGTGCCGTGATTGCCGGCGCCCAGGTGCGGTCAGTGCCGCTGATCCCAGGCGTGGATTTCTTCGCCGAACTGGAAAGCGCGATTCGCGGCTCGATCCCGAAACCGAAAATGATGATCCTCGGCTTTCCGTCCAACCCTACCGCCCAGTGCGTAGAGCTGGATTTTTTCGAGCGGGTGATTGCCCTCGCCAAACAGTACGACGTACTGGTGGTGCATGACCTGGCCTACGCCGACATCGTCTATGACGGCTGGAAAGCCCCGTCGATCATGCAGGTTCCCGGCGCCAAAGACATCGCGGTGGAGTTTTTCACGCTGTCCAAAAGCTACAACATGGCGGGTTGGCGCATCGGTTTCATGGTCGGTAACGCTGAACTGGTCAACGCCTTGGCGCGGATCAAGAGCTACCACGACTACGGCACATTCACCCCGCTACAAGTCGCGGCGATTGCTGCGCTCGAAGGTGATCAGCAATGCGTCAAAGACATCGCCGAGCAGTACCGTCAGCGCCGTAACGTGCTGGTCAAGGGCCTACACGAACTGGGCTGGATGGTCGAAAACCCGAAAGCGTCAATGTACGTCTGGGCCAAGATCCCCGAGGCATACGCGCACTTGGGCTCCCTGGAGTTCGCCAAGAAGCTGCTGGCCGAGGCCAAGGTCTGTGTCTCGCCGGGTGTCGGATTTGGTGAGTATGGGGATGATCATGTGCGTTTCGCGCTGATCGAAAACCAAGACCGGATTCGTCAGGCAGTACGCGGGATTCGCGGCATGTTCCGAGCGGATGGTCTGGTCACCAAAACCAGCGCCTGA